The Streptomyces sp. NBC_00459 DNA segment GCCACGAAATATCGGGCCTGCCGGATCTCGACCACGATTCGCACAGCCTCTTACTGGGAGAGTAAATCAGACCTTCTCAATATATCTGGTGGGTGTTGAAGTGGAGTCCATGAGCAACACATCTCTGTTGGACCGCTACGCGGCACTCGACTCGGCCGCCGTCAGCGACGCGCTCGACCAGCTCGGGCTTCCCTCCGGGGTCGGCGGCCTCCGTCCCGTGTGGGGCCCGGCGGCCGTCGTCGGGTTCGCCGTCACCGTCGGGCTCGAACCACGTGGACGGCCCTGCCGGAGCCCACATCGCCACCACGGCCGTCGAGGGCGCGGACGACCGGAGCGTGATCGTCGTCGACAACCAGGGCCGTACCGACGTGTCCTGCTGGGGCGGCATCCTGAGCCTGGGCGCGGCCCGGCGCGGGGTACGCGGCGTCGTCGCCGACGGGGTGTGCCGCGATGTCGCGGAGGCGCGTGAGCTGGCCTTCCCGGTCTTCTCGCGCGGGGCCGTCCCCGCCACGGCCCGGGGCAGGCTCCAGCAGCGCTCCACCGGCGAGCCCGTCACCGTAGCCGGGCTCAGGGTCGCGCAGGGCGATGTCGTCGTGGCCGACGAGACCGGTCTCGTCGTCGTACCGCGTGACCGTGCCGAGGAAGTGGCGGAGATCGCCGCAACGATCGTCGCCCGGGAGCACGCCATCGCGGACGAGGTGCGCGCGGGCGCGCCCCTCTCCCGGGCCATGCACGACGCCCGCCTCGCAGGAGAGAAGGAGTCGGTCCGATGAGTGACCCCACGGCCACCGCCACCGCGAACCTCGCCGCCGCCCCCTCCACCGCGTCGGTCTCCGACGCCCTCGACTCGCTCGGGCTCCCCGGTTCCCTCCACGGCATCGGCGCGCTGCGGCAGGGCCAGCGGACCGTCGGACCGGTCTTCACCGTCACCTACGAACCGGTCGACGACACCGGCGGCACGGTGGGCGACTTCCTCGACGACGTCCCCGTCGGCGCGGTGATCCTCATCGACAACGCCGGTCGCACGGACTGCACGGTGTGGGGCGGCATCATGAGCGGGACGGCCCACGACCGGGGCGTCGCCGGCACGGTCATCAACGGGACCTGTCGTGACGTGGCCGTCGCGACCGCCGTCGGATACCCGATCTGGTCGGTCTCCCGTTTCATGCGGACCGGCAAGGACCGTGTCCGTGTGGCCGCGGTCCAGAAGCCCGTCACCATCGACGGCGTCCTCGTCCACCCCGGCGACATCCTCGTCGCCGACGACGACGGCGCCGTGGTCGTACCGGCCTCCCACTGGGGAGAGGTGGCCGCCCTCGCCCGCCGTATCGACCGCGTCGAGGACGCCATCGTCGACGCCGTCCGCGCCGGCGCCACGCTCGCCGAGGCTCGCGCCCAGCACGGCTACCACTCGCTCCAGACCCGGAAGGACCCCTCATGAGTACGTACGACCTCGCCCGCGGCCACTCCAGCGCGACTCTGTCCGAGGCGTCCGGACTCTCCGTGGCGCTGGCCCCGGAGATCCGGTCGCTGTGGGCCGGTGCCCGTCTGTGCGGGCCGGCGTTCACCGTGCAGGGAGCCGGCGGCGACAACCTCGCCCTGCACCACGCCGTACTCCAGGCCCCGGCGGGCTCTGTCCTGGTCGCCGACCTGGGCGGCGCCCGCTTCGGCCATTGGGGCGAGATCCTCACCGTGGCCGCCCAGCGCCGGGGGATCGCCGGCCTCCTCATCGACGGAGGTGTACGGGACGCGGCCGAGACCGAGGCGCTCGGTTTCCCCGTCTTCTCCCGCAACAACGCCATCCTCGGCACCCGCAAGGACTTCCCCGGCGTGTTCGGACGCCCCGTCGGCGTCGGCGGCCTCATCATCCGCACCGGCGATCTCGTCGTCGGGGACGTCGACGGAGTCGTGGCCCTTCCCGCCTCCGACACCGAACGGATCCTCGACCGCGCCGACGCACGCGTGGCCCACGAGAACGAACTCATGAGGCAACTGCGGGCAGGCCGCAGCACCCTCGACCTGTACGACAACTTCGAGACCGCCGGGCGGTGACGACACCGATGCCGGACAATCCGATCTTCGCCGTGGCCGCCAGGGCGCAGGCGCTACGGGCACAGGGCGCCGATGTCATCACCCTCGCCGCCGGAGAGCCCCAGGCGGCCACCAGCGCCGTGGTCGTGGAGGCCGCCGTCGACGCGGTCCGCGACCCTGCCACCCACCACTACGGGACGGCCCAGGGCGACCCCGCCCTGCGTGCGCTCGTCGCCACCGCCGTCGCCGCCGACACCCTGCTCCCCTGGAGCGTGGACGACGTCCAGATCACCCTCGGCGCGAAACACGCCCTCTTCCTCGCCGTCCAGGCCCTGATCGACGACGGAGGCGACGAGGTCCTGGTCGCCGCGCCCGGCTGGCCCGGGCACGCGGAAGTCGTCACCGCCGCCGGTGGCCGTGCCGTCCCGGTCGCCACCGACGAGGAGTTCCGTCTTTCGGCCGAGGCCCTCGACCGCTGCCGAACCCCGCGCACCCGGGCGGTGATCCTCTCCAGCCCCGGCAACCCCACCGGCGCCGTCCATCCCGAGTCCCGGCTCCGCCAGATCGCCGACTGGGCCGAGCGGCACGGCGTCCGGGTCGTCAGCGACGACATCTACCGGGCGTTCGACTACACCGGGACCTACCGGTCGATCCTGCGAGTGGCCCCGCAACTGCGCGGCCGTACGGTCGTGGTGGGCGGAGTGTCCAAGGAGCACGCCATGACCGGCTGGCGCATCGGCTGGCTCGCGGCACCGCCGGAGATCATCGCCTCCGCGCGGCTGCACGTGTCCCGCACCATCACCCACGTCCCGACGGTCAGCCAGCGGGCCGCCCTTGCCGCTCTGGGCGACACCGGCACCCCCGCCGGGGCCGCACATGACTACCGCCGCCGGCGCGCGCTGCTGGTGGAGGCGCTGAACGGGATCGACGGCATCTCCTGCCCGCTGCCCGACGGCGGCATGTTCGCCTTCCCCGATGTCAGCGGGCTGCTCCGCGACCGCGGCTGGACGAGCAGCGCCGACCTCGCCGCGTGGCTCCTCGACACCGCCCATCTCGCGGTCGTACCCGGCGAGGCATTCCAAGCCCCCGGACGCATCCGCCTGTGCTTCGCCGTCGACGACCACACACTGCTCAGCGCCATCGACCGTCTGAAGACCTCCCTCGGATGCGCCCCCGCCGATGCGGCGCACGAGGCCGACGCACCGACCCCGGAGGAGGCCCGATGAGCCACGTCAACAAGCTCGAAGCGTTCACGCTCCCGCTCACCGTCGGCGGCACCCGCGTCGACGTGTCCGGCCTCCACCGCGGGGGCACCGGCACCCCGTTGGTCTTCCTCCACGGCTTCGGCTCGACGAAGGAGGACTACGCGGACGTCGTCCATCAGGAACAACTCGCCGACCGCCCCGTACTGGCCTACGACGCACCGGGCTGCGGCGCCAGCACCTGCTCCGACCTCGGCGCCGTCTCCGTCCCCTTCCTCGTCACCGTCGCCGAACAGGTCCTGAGGGCCAGGCAGATCGACAGGTTCCACGTCATCGGGCACTCGATGGGAGGCCTGACCGCACTCCTGCTCGCCGACGGCGACCCCGGCAGAGTCGCGAGCTTCACCGACATCGAGGGCAATCTCGCCCCCGAGGACTGCTTCCTCAGCCGCCAGATCTTCACCCACGCCGACGACGACCCCGACGCGTTCCTGGCCCGGTTCGCCGAACGCGTCGGCGGCTCCCGCTTCCACGGCGGCGCCCTGTACGCGTCGAGCCTTCCGCACAAGGTCCGGGCCGGAGCGGTCAGGGCGATCTTCGAGTCCATGGTCGACCTCTCCGAACACGGCAAGCTGCTCGACCGGTTCCTCGGGCTCCCGGTACCGAAGACGTTCATGTACGGAGAGCAGAACAACACCCTGTCCTACCTCCCGGCCCTCGCCGAAGGCGGCGTGGACCTCGCGGAGATCAGCCACTGCGCCCACTTCCCGATGTACTCCAACCCGCCGCAGATGTGGGCCCGCATCGCCGGCCTCGTCACACAGGCCGACGGCTCCTGAACACCCGCTTCCCCGAGTTGCGTGTAAGGGCCCTGCCACCGCGGTCGCGGATGGGGCACGCGCACATGGTCAGTGACCGCGGCGAGCTGTGACGATCCAGGCACGCGAGTCGAAGTACACGCCTCCGACGGTGTTGTGGGCGTCGAGGCTGGCGCGCAGCCGTGTGCGTGCCTGCTCGGCTGCCGTGGCGTCGAAGGTGGCGAGAAGGTCCTTGAACTCCCATAGGCGAAGCACGGCATCGAAGGCCGTGGCGCTGTCCGGGCCGTAGTAGACGGGCTCGTGCACGTCGGTGAAGCCGACGTCCGTGAAGCCGGCCGCTGTCAGGATGCCTTCCGTGACGGTCGGGTCGGCGAGTGAGAACGCGTCCGG contains these protein-coding regions:
- a CDS encoding RraA family protein → MDGPAGAHIATTAVEGADDRSVIVVDNQGRTDVSCWGGILSLGAARRGVRGVVADGVCRDVAEARELAFPVFSRGAVPATARGRLQQRSTGEPVTVAGLRVAQGDVVVADETGLVVVPRDRAEEVAEIAATIVAREHAIADEVRAGAPLSRAMHDARLAGEKESVR
- a CDS encoding RraA family protein; translation: MSDPTATATANLAAAPSTASVSDALDSLGLPGSLHGIGALRQGQRTVGPVFTVTYEPVDDTGGTVGDFLDDVPVGAVILIDNAGRTDCTVWGGIMSGTAHDRGVAGTVINGTCRDVAVATAVGYPIWSVSRFMRTGKDRVRVAAVQKPVTIDGVLVHPGDILVADDDGAVVVPASHWGEVAALARRIDRVEDAIVDAVRAGATLAEARAQHGYHSLQTRKDPS
- a CDS encoding RraA family protein; this translates as MSTYDLARGHSSATLSEASGLSVALAPEIRSLWAGARLCGPAFTVQGAGGDNLALHHAVLQAPAGSVLVADLGGARFGHWGEILTVAAQRRGIAGLLIDGGVRDAAETEALGFPVFSRNNAILGTRKDFPGVFGRPVGVGGLIIRTGDLVVGDVDGVVALPASDTERILDRADARVAHENELMRQLRAGRSTLDLYDNFETAGR
- a CDS encoding aminotransferase class I/II-fold pyridoxal phosphate-dependent enzyme, with product MTTPMPDNPIFAVAARAQALRAQGADVITLAAGEPQAATSAVVVEAAVDAVRDPATHHYGTAQGDPALRALVATAVAADTLLPWSVDDVQITLGAKHALFLAVQALIDDGGDEVLVAAPGWPGHAEVVTAAGGRAVPVATDEEFRLSAEALDRCRTPRTRAVILSSPGNPTGAVHPESRLRQIADWAERHGVRVVSDDIYRAFDYTGTYRSILRVAPQLRGRTVVVGGVSKEHAMTGWRIGWLAAPPEIIASARLHVSRTITHVPTVSQRAALAALGDTGTPAGAAHDYRRRRALLVEALNGIDGISCPLPDGGMFAFPDVSGLLRDRGWTSSADLAAWLLDTAHLAVVPGEAFQAPGRIRLCFAVDDHTLLSAIDRLKTSLGCAPADAAHEADAPTPEEAR
- a CDS encoding alpha/beta fold hydrolase gives rise to the protein MSHVNKLEAFTLPLTVGGTRVDVSGLHRGGTGTPLVFLHGFGSTKEDYADVVHQEQLADRPVLAYDAPGCGASTCSDLGAVSVPFLVTVAEQVLRARQIDRFHVIGHSMGGLTALLLADGDPGRVASFTDIEGNLAPEDCFLSRQIFTHADDDPDAFLARFAERVGGSRFHGGALYASSLPHKVRAGAVRAIFESMVDLSEHGKLLDRFLGLPVPKTFMYGEQNNTLSYLPALAEGGVDLAEISHCAHFPMYSNPPQMWARIAGLVTQADGS